From a single Calonectris borealis chromosome 19, bCalBor7.hap1.2, whole genome shotgun sequence genomic region:
- the HIP1 gene encoding huntingtin-interacting protein 1 isoform X2 — protein sequence MELGKVTVSINKAINAQEVAVKEKHARTCILGTHHEKGAQTFWSVVNRLPLSGNAVLCWKFCHVFHKLLRDGHTNVLKDSVRYKNELSDMSRMWGHLSEGYGQLCSIYLKLLRTKMEFHTKNPRFPGNLQMSDRQLDEAGENDVNNFFQLTVEMFDYLECELNLFQTVFSSLDMSRSVSVTAAGQCRLAPLIQVILDCSHLYDYTVKLLFKLHSCLPADTLQGHRDRFLEQFRKLKDLFYRSSNLQYFKRLIQIPQLPENPPNFLRASALSEHISPVVVIPAEASSPDSEPITDLVEMDTASQSLFDNKFDDIFGSSFSSDPFNFNSQNGMNKDDKDRLIEQLYGEIAALKEELENFKAESARGAVQLRGRASELEAELAEQRHLKQQAQDESEFLRAELEELKKQREDTEKAQRSLTEIERRAQANEQRYSKLKEKYSELVQNHADLLRKNAEVTKQVTVARQAQGDVEREKKELEDSFQRVSEQAQRKSQEQAEVLDTLKRELAASRQELQVLQGTLESSTQAGAEQSTRITGLEQERDSLSRAVEQHGEEMAALRAELQQLQDTLSREQESSKMELETLQTQLRDKESGERELQRRLAEEQFALLQGTAREAERMVQDALGRLEDPAHIGCTGSADCLLSRTLAASECVERLRDAHSKYLSNRAAVGSLLPCLALFAHLVSDTLLQGSATSHLAPMEPADRLLEMCKQCGSEAVSYLSALQDPGTVEGANCSLVSSCLGRISAIGEELRPRGLDVKQEELGDLVDKEMAATAAAIETAAARIEEMLSKARAGDTGVKLEVNERILGSCTGLMQAIHVLVLASKDLQREIVESGRGAASPKEFYAKNSRWTEGLISASKAVGWGATVMVDAADLVVQGKGTFEELMVCSREIAASTAQLVAASKVKADKDSANLCKLQQASRGVNQATAGVVASTKAGKSQVEEKDSMDFSSMTLTQIKRQEMDSQVRVLELENQLQKERQKLGELRKKHYELAGVAEGWEEDAAD from the exons ATGGAGCTGGGCAAGGTG ACTGTCAGCATCAATAAGGCTATTAATGCGCAGGAAGTGGCTGTCAAGGAGAAACACGCCAGAA CATGCATCCTGGGCACGCACCACGAGAAGGGGGCGCAGACCTTCTGGTCGGTGGTGAACCGGCTGCCGCTGTCGGGCAACGCCGTGCTCTGCTGGAAGTTCTGCCACGTCTTCCACAAACTCCTCCGGGACGGCCACACGAAC GTCCTGAAAGACTCCGTGAGATACAAGAACGAGCTGAGCGACATGAGCAGGATGTGG ggccacctgaGCGAGGGCTAcgggcagctctgcagcatctACCTCAAACTGCTGAGAACCAAGATGGAGTTTCACACCAAG AATCCTCGCTTCCCCGGCAATCTCCAGATGTCCGACCGGCAGCTTGACGAGGCAGGGGAGAACGACGTCAATAATTT TTTCCAGCTGACGGTGGAGATGTTTGACTACCTGGAGTGTGAGCTGAACCTCTTCCAGACGG TGTTCAGCTCCCTGGACATGTCGCGCTCGGTGTCAGTGACGGCCGCGGGGCAGTGCCGCCTGGCCCCGCTCATCCAGGTGATCCTGGACTGCAGCCACCTCTATGACTACACGGTCAAGCTGCTCTTCAAGCTCCACTCCT GTCTGCCGGCGGATACGCTGCAGGGCCACCGGGATCGCTTCCTGGAGCAGTTCAGAAA GCTGAAGGACCTCTTCTACCGCTCCAGCAACCTGCAGTACTTCAAGCGGCTGATTCAGATCCCGCAGCTGCCGGAG aacCCTCCCAATTTCCTGCGTGCCTCAGCGCTGTCGGAGCACATCAGCCCTGTGGTGGTCATCCCCGCCGAGGCATCCTCACCCGACAGCGAGCCCATCACAGACCTGGTAGAGATGGACACGGCCTCGCAG AGCCTGTTTGACAATAAGTTTGATGACATCTTCGGCAGCTCTTTCAGCAGCGACCCCTTCAACTTCAACAGCCAGAACGGGATGAACAAGGATGACAA GGACCGGTTAATTGAGCAGCTTTACGGGGAGATCGCAGCCCTGAAGGAGGAGCTGGAGAACTTCAAGGCCGAG AGCGCACGGGGCGCGGTGCAGCTGCGCGGCCGCGCCAGCGAGCTGGAGGCTGAGCTGGCCGAGCAGCGGCACCTGAAGCAGCAGGCGCAGGACGAGAGCGAGTTCCTGCGcgcagagctggaggagctgaaGAAGCAGCGCGAGGACACCGAGAAGGCGCAGAGGAGCCTGACGGAGATCGAAA GGCGGGCGCAGGCCAACGAGCAGCGCTACAGCAAGCTGAAGGAGAAGTACAGTGAGCTGGTGCAGAACCACGCCGACCTGCTGCGGAAG AATGCGGAGGTGACCAAGCAGGTGACAGTGGCCAGGCAGGCCCAGGGGGACGTGGAACGGGagaagaaggagctggaggacTCTTTCCAGCGGGTGAGCGAGCAGGCTCAGAGGAAG TctcaggagcaggcagaggtgcTGGACACGCTGAAGCGGGAGCTGGCAGCCAGCAGACAGGAGCTGCAGGTCCTCCAGGGCACCCTGGAGTCCAGCACGCAG GCAGGAGCGGAGCAGAGCACCCGGATCACCGGCCTGGAGCAGGAGAGGGACAGCCTGAGCCGGGCAGTGGAGCAGCATGGGGAGGAGATGGCCGCCCTGcgagctgagctgcagcagctgcaggacaCGCTCAGCCGcgagcaggagagcagcaagatGGAACTGGAGACATTGCAGACCCAGCTGAGAGACAAG GAGAGCGGGGAGCGGGAGCTGCAGCGGCGCCTGGCCGAGGAGCAGTTTGCCCTGCTGCAGGGCACCGCGCGGGAGGCGGAGCGGATGGTGCAGGATGCCCTCGGTCGCCTGGAGGATCCTGCTCACATCGGCTGCACTGGCTCGGCAG ATTGCCTCCTGTCCAGGACGCTGGCAGCCTCCGAGTGCGTGGAGCGGCTGCGGGACGCACACAGCAAATACCTTTCCAATCGCGCAG CCGtgggctccctgctgccctgcctggccctctTCGCCCACCTCGTCAGCGACACCCTCCTGCAGGGCAGCGCCACCTCCCACCTGGCCCCCATGGAGCCCGCCGACC GTCTGCTGGAGATGTGCAAGCAGTGCGGCAGCGAGGCCGTGAGCTACCTCAGTGCCCTGCAAGACCCAGGGACGGTGGAAGGCGCCAACTGCAGCCTGGTGTCGAGCTGCCTGGGCCGGATCAGCGCTATCGGGGAG GAGCTGCGGCCCAGAGGGCTGGACGtcaagcaggaggagctgggtgaCCTGGTGGACAAGGAGATGGCGGCGACGGCAGCGGCCATCGAAACAGCGGCCGCCCGCATCGAG GAGATGCTGAGCAAGGCGCGGGCTGGTGACACTGGGGTCAAACTGGAAGTGAACGAGAG GATCCTGGGCTCCTGCACGGGCCTCATGCAGGCCATCCACGTCCTGGTCCTGGCCTCCAAGGACCTCCAGAGAGAGATCGTGGAGAGCGGACGG GGCGCGGCGTCCCCCAAGGAGTTCTACGCCAAGAATTCCCGGTGGACCGAGGGTCTCATCTCCGCCTCCAAGGCCGTGGGCTGGGGTGCCACCGTCATGGT CGATGCTGCCGACCTGGTGGTGCAAGGCAAGGGGACGTTTGAGGAGCTGATGGTCTGCTCCCGGGAGATCGCGGCCAGCACCGCCCAGCTGGTGGCAGCCTCCAAG gtGAAGGCAGACAAAGACAGCGCCAACCTTTGCAAGCTCCAACAAGCCTCCCGGGGCGTCAACCAGGCCACGGCCGGCGTGGTGGCCTCCACTAAGGCCGGGAAGTCACAGGTGGAGGAGAAAG ACAGCATGGACTTCTCCAGCATGACGCTCACCCAGATCAAGCGTCAGGAGATGGACTCACAG GTGCGGGTGCTGGAGCTGGAAAACCAGCTGCAGAAGGAGCGGCAGAAGCTGGGGGAGCTGCGCAAGAAGCACTACGAGCTGGCGGGAGTggcggagggctgggaggaggacg CTGCGGATTAA
- the HIP1 gene encoding huntingtin-interacting protein 1 isoform X1 → MARGPASGGAERSGGEGAARRGRSGGGRGGAMDRVSSSMKQVSNPLPKVLSRRAGGGGLEAERENFERAQTVSINKAINAQEVAVKEKHARTCILGTHHEKGAQTFWSVVNRLPLSGNAVLCWKFCHVFHKLLRDGHTNVLKDSVRYKNELSDMSRMWGHLSEGYGQLCSIYLKLLRTKMEFHTKNPRFPGNLQMSDRQLDEAGENDVNNFFQLTVEMFDYLECELNLFQTVFSSLDMSRSVSVTAAGQCRLAPLIQVILDCSHLYDYTVKLLFKLHSCLPADTLQGHRDRFLEQFRKLKDLFYRSSNLQYFKRLIQIPQLPENPPNFLRASALSEHISPVVVIPAEASSPDSEPITDLVEMDTASQSLFDNKFDDIFGSSFSSDPFNFNSQNGMNKDDKDRLIEQLYGEIAALKEELENFKAESARGAVQLRGRASELEAELAEQRHLKQQAQDESEFLRAELEELKKQREDTEKAQRSLTEIERRAQANEQRYSKLKEKYSELVQNHADLLRKNAEVTKQVTVARQAQGDVEREKKELEDSFQRVSEQAQRKSQEQAEVLDTLKRELAASRQELQVLQGTLESSTQAGAEQSTRITGLEQERDSLSRAVEQHGEEMAALRAELQQLQDTLSREQESSKMELETLQTQLRDKESGERELQRRLAEEQFALLQGTAREAERMVQDALGRLEDPAHIGCTGSADCLLSRTLAASECVERLRDAHSKYLSNRAAVGSLLPCLALFAHLVSDTLLQGSATSHLAPMEPADRLLEMCKQCGSEAVSYLSALQDPGTVEGANCSLVSSCLGRISAIGEELRPRGLDVKQEELGDLVDKEMAATAAAIETAAARIEEMLSKARAGDTGVKLEVNERILGSCTGLMQAIHVLVLASKDLQREIVESGRGAASPKEFYAKNSRWTEGLISASKAVGWGATVMVDAADLVVQGKGTFEELMVCSREIAASTAQLVAASKVKADKDSANLCKLQQASRGVNQATAGVVASTKAGKSQVEEKDSMDFSSMTLTQIKRQEMDSQVRVLELENQLQKERQKLGELRKKHYELAGVAEGWEEDAAD, encoded by the exons ACTGTCAGCATCAATAAGGCTATTAATGCGCAGGAAGTGGCTGTCAAGGAGAAACACGCCAGAA CATGCATCCTGGGCACGCACCACGAGAAGGGGGCGCAGACCTTCTGGTCGGTGGTGAACCGGCTGCCGCTGTCGGGCAACGCCGTGCTCTGCTGGAAGTTCTGCCACGTCTTCCACAAACTCCTCCGGGACGGCCACACGAAC GTCCTGAAAGACTCCGTGAGATACAAGAACGAGCTGAGCGACATGAGCAGGATGTGG ggccacctgaGCGAGGGCTAcgggcagctctgcagcatctACCTCAAACTGCTGAGAACCAAGATGGAGTTTCACACCAAG AATCCTCGCTTCCCCGGCAATCTCCAGATGTCCGACCGGCAGCTTGACGAGGCAGGGGAGAACGACGTCAATAATTT TTTCCAGCTGACGGTGGAGATGTTTGACTACCTGGAGTGTGAGCTGAACCTCTTCCAGACGG TGTTCAGCTCCCTGGACATGTCGCGCTCGGTGTCAGTGACGGCCGCGGGGCAGTGCCGCCTGGCCCCGCTCATCCAGGTGATCCTGGACTGCAGCCACCTCTATGACTACACGGTCAAGCTGCTCTTCAAGCTCCACTCCT GTCTGCCGGCGGATACGCTGCAGGGCCACCGGGATCGCTTCCTGGAGCAGTTCAGAAA GCTGAAGGACCTCTTCTACCGCTCCAGCAACCTGCAGTACTTCAAGCGGCTGATTCAGATCCCGCAGCTGCCGGAG aacCCTCCCAATTTCCTGCGTGCCTCAGCGCTGTCGGAGCACATCAGCCCTGTGGTGGTCATCCCCGCCGAGGCATCCTCACCCGACAGCGAGCCCATCACAGACCTGGTAGAGATGGACACGGCCTCGCAG AGCCTGTTTGACAATAAGTTTGATGACATCTTCGGCAGCTCTTTCAGCAGCGACCCCTTCAACTTCAACAGCCAGAACGGGATGAACAAGGATGACAA GGACCGGTTAATTGAGCAGCTTTACGGGGAGATCGCAGCCCTGAAGGAGGAGCTGGAGAACTTCAAGGCCGAG AGCGCACGGGGCGCGGTGCAGCTGCGCGGCCGCGCCAGCGAGCTGGAGGCTGAGCTGGCCGAGCAGCGGCACCTGAAGCAGCAGGCGCAGGACGAGAGCGAGTTCCTGCGcgcagagctggaggagctgaaGAAGCAGCGCGAGGACACCGAGAAGGCGCAGAGGAGCCTGACGGAGATCGAAA GGCGGGCGCAGGCCAACGAGCAGCGCTACAGCAAGCTGAAGGAGAAGTACAGTGAGCTGGTGCAGAACCACGCCGACCTGCTGCGGAAG AATGCGGAGGTGACCAAGCAGGTGACAGTGGCCAGGCAGGCCCAGGGGGACGTGGAACGGGagaagaaggagctggaggacTCTTTCCAGCGGGTGAGCGAGCAGGCTCAGAGGAAG TctcaggagcaggcagaggtgcTGGACACGCTGAAGCGGGAGCTGGCAGCCAGCAGACAGGAGCTGCAGGTCCTCCAGGGCACCCTGGAGTCCAGCACGCAG GCAGGAGCGGAGCAGAGCACCCGGATCACCGGCCTGGAGCAGGAGAGGGACAGCCTGAGCCGGGCAGTGGAGCAGCATGGGGAGGAGATGGCCGCCCTGcgagctgagctgcagcagctgcaggacaCGCTCAGCCGcgagcaggagagcagcaagatGGAACTGGAGACATTGCAGACCCAGCTGAGAGACAAG GAGAGCGGGGAGCGGGAGCTGCAGCGGCGCCTGGCCGAGGAGCAGTTTGCCCTGCTGCAGGGCACCGCGCGGGAGGCGGAGCGGATGGTGCAGGATGCCCTCGGTCGCCTGGAGGATCCTGCTCACATCGGCTGCACTGGCTCGGCAG ATTGCCTCCTGTCCAGGACGCTGGCAGCCTCCGAGTGCGTGGAGCGGCTGCGGGACGCACACAGCAAATACCTTTCCAATCGCGCAG CCGtgggctccctgctgccctgcctggccctctTCGCCCACCTCGTCAGCGACACCCTCCTGCAGGGCAGCGCCACCTCCCACCTGGCCCCCATGGAGCCCGCCGACC GTCTGCTGGAGATGTGCAAGCAGTGCGGCAGCGAGGCCGTGAGCTACCTCAGTGCCCTGCAAGACCCAGGGACGGTGGAAGGCGCCAACTGCAGCCTGGTGTCGAGCTGCCTGGGCCGGATCAGCGCTATCGGGGAG GAGCTGCGGCCCAGAGGGCTGGACGtcaagcaggaggagctgggtgaCCTGGTGGACAAGGAGATGGCGGCGACGGCAGCGGCCATCGAAACAGCGGCCGCCCGCATCGAG GAGATGCTGAGCAAGGCGCGGGCTGGTGACACTGGGGTCAAACTGGAAGTGAACGAGAG GATCCTGGGCTCCTGCACGGGCCTCATGCAGGCCATCCACGTCCTGGTCCTGGCCTCCAAGGACCTCCAGAGAGAGATCGTGGAGAGCGGACGG GGCGCGGCGTCCCCCAAGGAGTTCTACGCCAAGAATTCCCGGTGGACCGAGGGTCTCATCTCCGCCTCCAAGGCCGTGGGCTGGGGTGCCACCGTCATGGT CGATGCTGCCGACCTGGTGGTGCAAGGCAAGGGGACGTTTGAGGAGCTGATGGTCTGCTCCCGGGAGATCGCGGCCAGCACCGCCCAGCTGGTGGCAGCCTCCAAG gtGAAGGCAGACAAAGACAGCGCCAACCTTTGCAAGCTCCAACAAGCCTCCCGGGGCGTCAACCAGGCCACGGCCGGCGTGGTGGCCTCCACTAAGGCCGGGAAGTCACAGGTGGAGGAGAAAG ACAGCATGGACTTCTCCAGCATGACGCTCACCCAGATCAAGCGTCAGGAGATGGACTCACAG GTGCGGGTGCTGGAGCTGGAAAACCAGCTGCAGAAGGAGCGGCAGAAGCTGGGGGAGCTGCGCAAGAAGCACTACGAGCTGGCGGGAGTggcggagggctgggaggaggacg CTGCGGATTAA